TAGGCTTCGCCGAGGTAAAGCCAGCCGGAAATGTTATCGGGGTCAAGTTTGAGCGCACGGTGGTAAACGGCAATACATTCGGGATATTGTCTGAGGCGGAAATAGACGCTAGCCATATTGAAAAGTGCGGGTGCAAAATTGCCTTCGGAAAAATCTACGGCTTTGCGGTAAGCAGCGGCCGCTTCGGGATATTTGTCCATCTGGTAATAACTATTGGCGATGTTGAAACTCACGGCAACGGGATCGGCACCGCGGGCTTCCGCTTTGCGATACAAGAGTATAGCTTGCTTGAATTTTCCATCGCGATAAAGGGCGTTTGCGCGTTCCATCAAGTCAAAGGAAGACTGAGCAGAGAACGCCGGAAGCGCTAGGAAAAGGGAAATAAGTAGACAGTAGGAAGTAGGAAGTAGACAGTGATTCGAAAACTTCCGCAATTTACAAATAACATTCACAAACTTATTTATGCTCATAAAATTTTCCTTATTTGTCATGCCCGTCCCAGAACGAGCATTTCCTCTTGCGAGTCTGAAAAGGAGATTTTCGCCTTCGCGGGAATGATACGAAACATCACCTTCTAGAATACACATTCTACTTCCTACCGCCTACTTCCTACTAACTACTAATCCCTAAATTTCACTTCGAAGGGTTGTTCCATTCCGCAGAAGGCAACCGCCTTGCCATCTTTTTCGGCGGGAGCAAACGTCATGCGAGCGATAGCATCCTTCCCCGCTTGGGCAAGCCCCGAGCCTACCGGAGATTCTTCAATCACTTTGATATCGTAAGCGCGGCCACCAACGTCAACGCAAAAACTCAAGCGAAGCATCGCATCAATTTCACGATCGCGGATCTGCGGCGGCACCTGGAAATTCGCCATCGAGCGGCTTTCCGGCTTTTTATCGACATCGCCCTTTCCGGTAGACATTGCACCGCCACGAAAATCAGCCACAAGTTCATCGCTAATCGTAGCACCTGCGGTTCCCGAAGCAACGCCAAGGTTCATCGCAAAACGCGGGCCCGCTTTGGGCGAACGCGAATTCGACTTTTGACGGTTCGGTTTGCGAGCCGTGTGCTTTTTCTCGACTTTCTTTTCGACTTCTTCGATTTTCTTCACGGAGACTTCGGTCTTGACGAATTTGCGTTCGTGAAAGACTTTGCCGTTCAAGAACAAGTTCGCCATCGTCACGGAAAAAACGAGAATCACGCTTGCGAGAATCGCTGCGAGAAGGATTGTAAAACGCTTTAAAAACTTTTTTATAATCTTTTGCATTTTTCACTCAAATAAAAACTTATCTGGATCCTTCACTTCGTTCAGGATGACAACATACGCGGATCATGACAACTAAGCAGCATTTTCTTCCTACCGTCTACTTCCTACTGTCTACTAAATATCAATCCGCTTGGGCGGCGATGGAGACTTTCTTTACTCCCGCTAGATTGCACATGTCAATCACTTGAACGAGCACACCAGTTTCAGCTTCTTTGTCGGCAATTACGACGGCTTCGCGGTCGGGCGCTTTCGCGAGCGATTGCTTCAAGACGTCTTGCAAGCTCGCCAAATCCACCTGGCGTTCGTTCATGTGAATCGTTCCTTCGCGAGTGATGGCGATGAGCAAGTTTTCCTTTTCAAGTTGACTCGCCGACTGCGCCTGCGGCTTTGTCACATCCACGCCCGTTTCGCGAGTGAATGACGACGTCACCACAAAAAAGATGAGGAGGATGAACACGATGTCCATGAGCGGGCCCATCTCGATGCCCATATCTTTCTGTTTTCTTCTCGGTAAATTAAAGTCCATTATAAACCTCTTAGATTGCTTCGCCTACGGCTCGCAATGACGAGTAATGCGAGATTCGTCTGCACAAGTCACATTAACGCAAAAATTGCTAGTACGAGCTGCAAAATAGTTGTCGATTACAGTGGCACCAAGTTCCATTTCTTGCTTGAGAATTTCAATGCGTTCGTCCAAGCGTTGCTTCAAAAGCGTGAGCGGGAACGCAATCAAAAGCCCACTCTGCGTCGAAATCAGCGCTTCCGAAATTCCATCCGCCATCAGCACGGGATTCTGGTTACCGTATAGCGTAATCACTTCAAAAGTCGAAACCATTCCCGTCACCGTTCCAAGCAAGCCCAACAGCGGAGCTGCCGAAGCCATCACTGCAACAATGTGGTTCCCTTGTTCCATGTAGCGCACGCTTTTCATCATACGGACTTGCATGTAGTCGCGAAAACTTTGCAAATCCTTTTGCGCAATTTCTAGCGCATACGAAAGCTCTCGTGAAAGGAATCCACCGCGTTTGCGAAGTCTCGTCAGCGCAATCGTTTCGCGCTGTTCAGAAGATTCGCTGCCAGAAACATTTCCAAACGCAGAAGCTTTCCCGGACAAATCTTTTTGCAATCGCTTTACAACTTTGGCAATATCTTGTCTGAAAAAATCGCCACCGATGCGTAACCAGCTCGCAAAAAGGAAGTAGAACCCAACGACACCCGCCAAGAGAATGGGGAGCATCACCACCCCACCCGCTTCGTAAGTGTTCCGCAAAGATTCTATGAATATGTAATGAAAATCAGTCATAATTCATTCAGTTGAGATTGCTTCGCCTTCGGCTCGCAATGACGTTGCAGCCATGCTCGCAATGACGTATTTTACTTACTCTCCTTCCCGAAGACTTGATTCAAGAGCCAAGTACTTTGTACATAGAGTTCGCTAGTGATCTTTTCAATTTTTTCACTCAAGAGGCCATGCAAAATCATCACAGGGATTGCAATTACGAGACCCATTTCAGTCGTGACAAGCGCCTCGGAAATACCGCCTGCAAGCACGCGAGCATCGTTTGTTCCGACTTCGGTAATCACGGTAAAGAGCGTGATAATACCCGTCACCGTACCCAACAAACCAAGCAACGGAGCGATTGTTCCCATGGCGGCTAACAAGCCCATGCGGCGTTCCAATTTCGGCTGTTCACGGAGAAGCGCCTCGTTCAAAGAGCGTTCCGCATTTTCGCGCGAATCCTTAGCCTTGTTGAGCACAGCAAACAGCACTTTCGAAAGGCTCGTTTCTTTTTGAAGGCAAAGATTAGCTGCATCTTCGAACTTCTTTTCTACGACAAGTTCATTCATTTGCTTGGAGAATCGGCGACCGATTCTGCCTCGATAAGAAAGCATCACAAAACGTTCAAGGAACAAAAGCAAGGCGATGATTGCAACAAACATAAGTGGGTACATCACGATGCCACCCTTCTTGAAGAACGCCTTGAATTTTTCAATCCAAGTCAATTCCTTGACATCAGAAATCGAATTCTTGATAGCCTTGTTCTGCAACACATCCAGAGGAATCGAAACAACACCATTTGCCGCAGTAGCAGAACCCGCCTGCATCACCGCCTGCTTGACATTCTGCGAAATTTCAGTCGGGAGTTTTGCATTCCATTCAAAAATTTTTCCTTGCAAAGCACCCGAGCGCATCAATGCTTGCACATCGCCATTGTCATTTGCGATTTCGCCGAGGAATACCGTACCCAAGCGCATGCGGGTCACATTCACATCCGGGCGAGAGCCCACTTGCGAAATTTCTGCGCCATAAGTTTGCGTAAAAGTAACTTCGTGACGTTTCAGCAAATCATCCATGAATCCTTGCACAGCGGCAATTGTATTCGGCGTTTTCTTGTCGGCTTCAATATTTGCCTGTTTCAGGCGCAAAAGACGCGCATTCATTCCGACCGGATAATCACCAGCGACATCGCCAAGCGTTTTTTCAATCGAAAGTTTAATTTGCGTATTCAGCGCATCAAAAGCAATTTCTTCGCTCTTGGATTTTTCTTCGGCTTCTTCGGTGATACTCTTGCTCGACATTGCTTCTTCGGTGATGCGGCCCAAATCCGTCGAAAGTTTGGAATAGCGGCCATCGAGTTCGCGCGTTTCGTTTTGGTGTTCTTCCGTCAACTGAGATTCCGCATAACGGTTGCTCCAATGCTTGGCATCGAGTTTTTCGAGGGAATCCGCTTTCTGCATACGAATGCGCGTGAGCGTTTCGACTTCGCGCTGCAAATTGCGCACTTCGACCTGCAACAAAGAATCCTTGATGCGGGCTTCGTCTTCAGCACTTTTCTTATCGCTCGACCAAGGCCATGCAAAGGCTGAGGAGGCAAGCAATAAAATGATCGATAAGAACTTAACTGGATGAACGCCTACGGCGTTCGCAGCTTCGGCTCGGTCATGCCAGAAAGAAAACTTTCTGTCGCGACGCTCGCCTTGCACTGGATTCTTCGCTTCCCTCAGAATAACGCCACTTCTCTCGTCTCTCGTCTCTCGTCTATAATCTCTCATTTTGCACCTCCCACAACAGAAAGGCTTACCGGCAGGTTCACAATCTGAGGCGGCTTTTTCGCCTGCTTCACGTCAATCGCAAGCTTTACTGCAGCGCGTTCCTCCAGATTCAAGTTTTCATTCCATTCGTACACAACATTACCGTTTTCGATTTTGCGTTCCAAGCGACCGTAAACAGAACCGTTTTCATCGACATAAACCATCCACTGGTTACCAATGCGAAGAATCGTAGCATTCACGATTTCGCCATCCTTGCGAGTAAGCGGGCTATTGACAATCGAGACTTCGTCACCGAACTTGATTTCTTCATTCAGCAAGGACTTGAGGCGAGAAAAAGCTTCTTCTTCGGAAGCATTTCCGCTTTCGATTTCACGGGTGAGCGACTTGGCTCGATCCAGCCTGCTTTCGCGTTCCCATGGGAGCGTCTGTGCAATTTGCAACTCCAACTTTTTGCTGATTTTTGCAAGTTCCAAACGCAATGCACGACGCTTAGCCGACACATTTTCACTGCGATTTTTTGCACGAGCCTGCTTGTTGCGCTCTTGCTGGAGACTTGCTGCAGCCTTGCGTATTTTCGAATTCAAAGTATCAATTTCTGCACGACGACGTTCCGAATCCGCCTTATAGCGCTGTTCAAGTACCTTATGGCGCGAAACATCGGCACGTAGCATCGAATCCGTCGCTGAAATTTTTGCATTCAGCGATTGAATCTCAGAATTCAGCTTTTCCTTTTGCATTTTCAAGTCGCGAATTTCGGACTCGTAATCGGCAAAAGCATTCACCGCCAAAAAGGCTGACATTAAAATAAAAATAAGTTTCTTTTTCATATTCACCTATGTAACACCTAAGCTTTTAAAATTTGTCACCACAAAATTGAAAAATTTAACATTCTTTTAAACAAGCATTTTTTAATACACAATATGAGCATCTACTTCTCTTGTATAAGCTTCAACCTTTATAGTCTGCAAACATTTTTTATCACCTTCATGTTTGTAACCTAAATCTTTGCAAACAGCATATTCTTCATTGCAAGGATCTTCACACCATTTTTTGACTTCTTTTTCCCATATAGTCGATTTCAAACCGTCCACAACATAGCGGCTTACCATGGCAGGGCCACATTGCGGATACTTTTTGTAATTCCAATTGCGATCAGAACACCACAGCCACAAATATGAATTACAATCATTTGTAGACAAGCTATCCAAGCATCTAGCCTTTAAATTTGAACAATTCGCAATATCGTTGTTTTTAAAATTGCTGGCGACGCAATAGCGTTTTAGTCCATCGGCATAAGCCATTGATTTTTTTTCAGCGTTAATAGAATCCGGCAAATACTTGCTCCATTTTTCGACCTCCCAATCGTCTTCGTTCGCTTGCATCATAGCCGCTTTTACACGAGATGGATAGCAAACTTCTTCGTCTCTGAGATCGTTGAGGTTGCTATTGCTATAATACGAATAAGCACCTTCATTCGCCAATTCCAAATCGCTAGAGGGGCTACGTCCAGCACAATAAACATCCAAATAAAGTCTACATCCTTTTGAGTCCCAGCCCTTTGAATTATCGCCTTCTTCATTTTTACAATGTCTATTTGCAATGCGTGTCATACCCACCCAATTTTCAGAATTAACCTTCATATACACCCTTGTACGAGCCATTCCTGTAAATACACCCATACCATTTTCAATGTTAGATTCAGGGACAACGCGGGAATCCGAAACAGACTGTTTTACCTTATTCACATAATCAATATAGTGTTCATCCGTCGAATAGAGGTCTACAGAAAATTCACCTATCGGAAGCATCATATTCGTCAAGTGAAGAGTATCCAAATTTTTGATACCGCCCACTATGTAATTTGCAGAATATCCAAGGTTCTGCTGCGTTTCCAAAGGATCATGCATAGCTATTCCGCGGTAGCCATCTTCGTCTTCAGAGGTAAAGCCTTCAAACATTTTATTGACGGTCGTGTTCGTAGCCTCGCCATTCTTGGAACCGTAATTCATTATGGATAAAACGCCTCGAACAGAATGGTCATAGTCTAACGCCGCCCTCACAAATTCCATATCCATCGGGTATTCCAAGAAATCCATTTCTACAACTTTGTCATCGCTATACTCCACCCATTCAAAACTTCCATCTTGCTTGGGGATATTGAAGCCCTTGACTTTCACAGGGTTTGGAATTGTCGCCTTGGCCCGATACGTCGATTCCACATTATGGCCCGCGCTATCCCATTCAAACGTAGCTTCAAGCGTGTACGTTTCGCCTTCGATGCCCGTATAGTCAGGCTTACACGTTACACCTCCGCCAACAATGTAAATGCAACGAGAAATTTTGTTAGACGATGGTAAAAAGCATCTTGGATTGTCTTGTGAAGATTCAAGACGAATAGTTTCATCTTCACCTGTACCAAATTCACCTCCAAAGCGACCTTCCATAGTCACCTTGGCATTTTTATAAAATGCAAAGTTTTCCGCCATCGTTTCATCAAGTTCATAGACTTTCGAAAAACAAACTTCAGGCCTTTCATCCGCGACAATGTAACCGTACGTATAAATGCCGGTATAGATATCACGTTCCTCGGGATAGTATTCCCACGGACCATGGAAATCGCAAGCTGCAAGGATAAGAGACGAGAGAATCCAGACGAAAGACGAGAGGAATCGCCTAGAAAATCCATTAGAAATTGCTTCGCCACTATCATGACTCGCAATGACGTTTATATTTTTACGCTTCAAAAAAATATTCATAACAAACTCTCTTAACTAGTAACTAAAAGTAGTATTCATAATTCAGCATAATCGGTAAAAAGGGGAACTGAGAAATTTCTGTTTTCTTCGGAGGATTCTTACGCGTATCGTAGAAGGTATAGAACATGTTGTCGTGATTCGTCAAGTTGATAATCGTCCAACTAAAATTCCACTTGCCTTCACGACCAATATCTACAGCTTTCAAGTCAATACGGAAGTAATCCGTTTGGCGGCCCGCATTGCGGCTTCCTGGAAGAACAACGACTTCATCCGAATACCTCTGGTGCCCCATATCTTGCGAAATGTAATATCCTTTGTATTCACTGATCGGCATACCCGATGAATATTTTAATGCCAGCGACGAGCGGAAATAGCGACCTTTTTTCTTGTGTCTCCAAAGGGCTTCATCACCGCCCTTCCAGTTAATACCAAGATCCAGCTTTAATGCATACGGCTGGTGCCAACTCGGGAAATAAGCCTTAGTTCCATCATTTGTTTGCACAACGCTAAGACTTTGGCTCCAGTTGATTCCGCCAAACCACCAGCCTTTATCTTTGCGGAGTGAAAGTTCGTAACCAAGAGAATAACCTTCAGCCGTTCCAAAACCATCTGCAATCACAAAATCATCCGACGCCGTTTCTTCATTACTATCAAGAACCGTCTTAAACGTGTTCAAATTGTCTTGCGTCTTGTAATAAACGCCTGCTGTAAAATCATAGCCTTCAAAGAGATCGCGCTGGCTGTATTCTGCCGCAAATAGCCATGACGATGCCGGTTTTGTCCGTTTACCCTTTGTTGTTGTCGTTGCCGGGTAATAAAATTCGTTCAACGTTTCTTGGTCCGTATAGACAATTGAATTCATATACTGCAAGTAGTAGCCACCATAAAGTTCCAATGACTTGGTATCATCAAAATTGATGTTCAGCGATGCACGCGGTTCCACACCAAAATGCTTTGCTGCCGATTGATAATTGAAACGCAAACCGTATTGCAACAAGTAATCGGGATTTATTTTCCAAGCATCTTGCACATAAGCGACATGATGGAACGTTTTTTGAATATCCTTAATAGTCATCGAAGCCATCGCTTCCTGATAACGTTCATAGTCGTATTCCAGTTCGTAGCCCATCGTCATCGTATGGTTGTCGATACCGCGATAATTGAGCCACTGCTTACCCGCAAAGGTGTAAAGCAACATTTCAATGGACATGAGGTCGCTCACCTTCATCGTCTGGTAGAATTTACTGTACGCGAGTGTCGCATTGTAATCCCAATCGCCATTGATGCGATGGTAAAATCCGAGCGGTATAGCCACGTTTCCCCAATCCATGTAAAGCGGGTCAAATTCCAAGCGGTCCTTGCCTATGTAATAGCTGAACTTGAGGCGAGTATCTTTAGAGAAGTCAAACATAAACGTTCCCTGCAAGTCCGTAAATTCATAATCGAGATCCAGATCCAAAAGACCAATGGAATTGCACAAATCGAGAAT
This is a stretch of genomic DNA from Fibrobacter succinogenes. It encodes these proteins:
- a CDS encoding energy transducer TonB — encoded protein: MQKIIKKFLKRFTILLAAILASVILVFSVTMANLFLNGKVFHERKFVKTEVSVKKIEEVEKKVEKKHTARKPNRQKSNSRSPKAGPRFAMNLGVASGTAGATISDELVADFRGGAMSTGKGDVDKKPESRSMANFQVPPQIRDREIDAMLRLSFCVDVGGRAYDIKVIEESPVGSGLAQAGKDAIARMTFAPAEKDGKAVAFCGMEQPFEVKFRD
- a CDS encoding biopolymer transporter ExbD, yielding MDFNLPRRKQKDMGIEMGPLMDIVFILLIFFVVTSSFTRETGVDVTKPQAQSASQLEKENLLIAITREGTIHMNERQVDLASLQDVLKQSLAKAPDREAVVIADKEAETGVLVQVIDMCNLAGVKKVSIAAQAD
- a CDS encoding MotA/TolQ/ExbB proton channel family protein translates to MTDFHYIFIESLRNTYEAGGVVMLPILLAGVVGFYFLFASWLRIGGDFFRQDIAKVVKRLQKDLSGKASAFGNVSGSESSEQRETIALTRLRKRGGFLSRELSYALEIAQKDLQSFRDYMQVRMMKSVRYMEQGNHIVAVMASAAPLLGLLGTVTGMVSTFEVITLYGNQNPVLMADGISEALISTQSGLLIAFPLTLLKQRLDERIEILKQEMELGATVIDNYFAARTSNFCVNVTCADESRITRHCEP
- a CDS encoding MotA/TolQ/ExbB proton channel family protein codes for the protein MRDYRRETRDERSGVILREAKNPVQGERRDRKFSFWHDRAEAANAVGVHPVKFLSIILLLASSAFAWPWSSDKKSAEDEARIKDSLLQVEVRNLQREVETLTRIRMQKADSLEKLDAKHWSNRYAESQLTEEHQNETRELDGRYSKLSTDLGRITEEAMSSKSITEEAEEKSKSEEIAFDALNTQIKLSIEKTLGDVAGDYPVGMNARLLRLKQANIEADKKTPNTIAAVQGFMDDLLKRHEVTFTQTYGAEISQVGSRPDVNVTRMRLGTVFLGEIANDNGDVQALMRSGALQGKIFEWNAKLPTEISQNVKQAVMQAGSATAANGVVSIPLDVLQNKAIKNSISDVKELTWIEKFKAFFKKGGIVMYPLMFVAIIALLLFLERFVMLSYRGRIGRRFSKQMNELVVEKKFEDAANLCLQKETSLSKVLFAVLNKAKDSRENAERSLNEALLREQPKLERRMGLLAAMGTIAPLLGLLGTVTGIITLFTVITEVGTNDARVLAGGISEALVTTEMGLVIAIPVMILHGLLSEKIEKITSELYVQSTWLLNQVFGKESK
- a CDS encoding DUF3450 family protein translates to MKKKLIFILMSAFLAVNAFADYESEIRDLKMQKEKLNSEIQSLNAKISATDSMLRADVSRHKVLEQRYKADSERRRAEIDTLNSKIRKAAASLQQERNKQARAKNRSENVSAKRRALRLELAKISKKLELQIAQTLPWERESRLDRAKSLTREIESGNASEEEAFSRLKSLLNEEIKFGDEVSIVNSPLTRKDGEIVNATILRIGNQWMVYVDENGSVYGRLERKIENGNVVYEWNENLNLEERAAVKLAIDVKQAKKPPQIVNLPVSLSVVGGAK
- a CDS encoding TonB-dependent siderophore receptor; protein product: MKFMLRIVVSILIAVAFAAARDSIVFNGIVQDASFEAHEKLNVEILETGEALQTTVGTPFSVVLPEDTLWNVCVTNSDTAGAEKEKCYELLYLGSDSTFSMTLGPESVVSSENNGGEGSPLASAAQAAPATPSSGDTPQRPDVESARDSAKSVDVDALLAAGNTNSKITELKKVVVQLRRRPKRKPGESVVSAKSIKRMPGLAEADVIKSIQALPGVVASSDFSSKIYVRGGAADQNLFLFDNAVVYSPVHFFGLFSTFLVEGIDDVQFYKSGFPAQYGNRLSSVLKMDGRAGGQDSVEEWFSKSSVKISTFAAQLHTEGHKGPARWVFAGRTTYIGYILDLCNSIGLLDLDLDYEFTDLQGTFMFDFSKDTRLKFSYYIGKDRLEFDPLYMDWGNVAIPLGFYHRINGDWDYNATLAYSKFYQTMKVSDLMSIEMLLYTFAGKQWLNYRGIDNHTMTMGYELEYDYERYQEAMASMTIKDIQKTFHHVAYVQDAWKINPDYLLQYGLRFNYQSAAKHFGVEPRASLNINFDDTKSLELYGGYYLQYMNSIVYTDQETLNEFYYPATTTTKGKRTKPASSWLFAAEYSQRDLFEGYDFTAGVYYKTQDNLNTFKTVLDSNEETASDDFVIADGFGTAEGYSLGYELSLRKDKGWWFGGINWSQSLSVVQTNDGTKAYFPSWHQPYALKLDLGINWKGGDEALWRHKKKGRYFRSSLALKYSSGMPISEYKGYYISQDMGHQRYSDEVVVLPGSRNAGRQTDYFRIDLKAVDIGREGKWNFSWTIINLTNHDNMFYTFYDTRKNPPKKTEISQFPFLPIMLNYEYYF